In Deinococcus sp. QL22, the following are encoded in one genomic region:
- a CDS encoding carbohydrate ABC transporter permease produces MALPSQSTSLPAKPHRFRREPSEGWLAVMLLAPAALLLCGILLFPMITTLRDSLFVNKLTEPGLGTPFVGFQQYVQMFGDPRFGQALRNTLFFGVLTVVGSFLVGIPMALAAHTPSRLRGLARVALLLPWAMPPVITGLIFAWLFNGQYGVFNDLLVRTGIIQEPLRWLSTPGLAVAAMVITIVWKTSSFVALIVLGGLQGIPRELTEAADVDGATRVQSFFRIILPMLAPSLAVAFIFRSISAVQVFDIPYTFIQQAPAQGLLETLGVYIYRTSIEFLDFGYAATLSVALFAVSLAVTAVYVRFVRGGD; encoded by the coding sequence ATGGCTCTCCCCTCTCAATCCACCTCGCTTCCAGCCAAGCCTCACCGTTTTCGCCGGGAGCCTTCAGAGGGCTGGCTGGCCGTGATGTTGCTGGCCCCCGCTGCGCTGCTGCTGTGCGGCATCCTGCTGTTCCCCATGATCACCACCCTGCGCGACAGCCTGTTCGTGAACAAACTGACCGAACCGGGACTGGGCACGCCGTTTGTAGGTTTCCAGCAATACGTGCAGATGTTCGGTGATCCCCGCTTTGGGCAGGCGCTCCGCAACACCCTGTTTTTCGGCGTTCTGACCGTCGTCGGTTCCTTTCTAGTGGGCATTCCGATGGCATTGGCCGCCCATACGCCCAGCCGGTTGCGTGGGCTGGCGCGGGTGGCCTTGCTGCTGCCCTGGGCCATGCCACCCGTGATTACCGGTCTGATTTTCGCGTGGTTGTTCAACGGTCAATACGGCGTGTTCAACGACCTGTTGGTTCGCACAGGCATCATTCAGGAACCGCTGCGCTGGCTGTCTACGCCGGGGCTGGCGGTAGCAGCGATGGTCATCACGATTGTCTGGAAAACCAGTTCCTTCGTGGCCCTGATCGTGCTGGGCGGCCTGCAGGGCATTCCCCGCGAACTCACCGAGGCCGCCGATGTAGACGGCGCGACGCGGGTGCAGTCGTTCTTCCGCATCATTTTGCCCATGCTGGCCCCCAGCCTCGCGGTGGCCTTCATCTTCCGGTCTATCAGCGCCGTGCAGGTCTTCGATATTCCCTACACCTTCATTCAGCAGGCTCCGGCGCAGGGCTTGTTGGAAACATTGGGCGTGTATATCTACCGCACCTCTATCGAGTTCTTGGACTTCGGCTATGCGGCGACCCTGAGCGTGGCGCTGTTTGCCGTGAGTTTGGCCGTAACTGCCGTGTACGTGCGCTTTGTGCGCGGGGGGGACTGA
- a CDS encoding ABC transporter substrate-binding protein: MRTTLRTRLVLTTALLLSSAASAATTTLNVFMGSQQRPEIFQPLFDRFQKQNPNIRIKIETGGATSEAQNQYLTTVLAAKDNTLDIFLIDVVRTATFAAAGWAEPLDAYVPNKDVYLKAFLAGPVNAASVGGKLYAMPAFTDAQFLYYRKDLLAKYNAKAPKTWDELAATAARIQKAEGGNLQGFNFQGAPIEGTVCNFLEMTWTGGGNVNDVTSPAAKQGLGFLVNAVKTKLAPAASSEMKTDDSRQQFQAGNVLFGLNWSYAWAHFQGSSPQPTKVKGDVGVTAIPAFGKNSTATCTGGWQWAVSAYSRNKAASAKLLQFMASSDIQKEMAIKGAYLPIRKSLYNDAGVVAANPHFKSLFSIVTKARPRPITANYPRVSEIIRNNVSAAVAGSKTVDAALADMQRDLEPLLK; this comes from the coding sequence ATGCGAACCACTCTGCGAACCCGTCTTGTTCTGACCACCGCCCTGCTGCTGAGTTCTGCCGCCAGTGCCGCCACCACCACCCTGAATGTCTTCATGGGCAGCCAGCAACGGCCCGAAATCTTTCAACCGCTGTTTGACCGATTTCAGAAGCAAAATCCGAATATTCGAATCAAGATCGAAACGGGCGGGGCCACCAGTGAGGCGCAAAACCAATACCTGACCACCGTGCTGGCCGCCAAAGACAACACGCTGGATATTTTCCTGATCGATGTGGTACGTACCGCGACTTTTGCTGCCGCAGGGTGGGCTGAACCCCTTGACGCCTACGTGCCCAACAAAGACGTGTACCTGAAGGCGTTCCTGGCTGGCCCGGTCAACGCCGCCAGCGTGGGCGGCAAGTTGTACGCCATGCCTGCCTTTACCGACGCGCAATTCCTGTATTACCGCAAGGATTTGTTGGCAAAATACAACGCCAAAGCCCCCAAAACATGGGATGAGCTCGCCGCCACCGCCGCCCGCATTCAGAAGGCCGAGGGCGGCAACTTGCAGGGTTTCAACTTTCAGGGTGCACCCATTGAAGGGACGGTCTGTAACTTTCTGGAAATGACCTGGACGGGCGGCGGCAACGTGAACGACGTGACCAGCCCCGCCGCCAAGCAGGGCCTCGGCTTCTTGGTGAACGCCGTGAAAACCAAGCTGGCCCCCGCCGCCTCCAGCGAAATGAAAACCGACGACAGCCGCCAGCAGTTTCAGGCCGGAAACGTGTTGTTTGGCCTGAACTGGAGCTACGCCTGGGCGCACTTTCAGGGCAGCAGCCCCCAGCCCACCAAAGTCAAGGGGGATGTGGGCGTGACCGCCATTCCCGCCTTCGGCAAAAACAGCACCGCCACCTGCACGGGCGGCTGGCAATGGGCCGTGAGCGCGTACAGCCGCAACAAGGCCGCGAGTGCCAAACTGCTGCAATTTATGGCCAGCAGCGACATCCAGAAGGAAATGGCGATTAAAGGCGCGTACCTGCCCATTCGCAAGAGCCTGTACAACGATGCTGGAGTGGTGGCCGCCAACCCGCATTTCAAGAGCCTGTTCTCCATCGTAACCAAGGCTCGCCCCCGCCCCATTACTGCCAACTACCCCCGCGTCAGCGAGATTATTCGCAACAACGTGTCGGCTGCGGTGGCCGGAAGCAAGACCGTGGACGCTGCGCTGGCCGATATGCAGCGGGATCTGGAGCCACTCCTCAAATAA
- the tsaB gene encoding tRNA (adenosine(37)-N6)-threonylcarbamoyltransferase complex dimerization subunit type 1 TsaB produces the protein MTLSAASIDTASTDAAPVTLALDTATPFLTLALAWPGGVRIWSAEVGRAHAERVAGAVAELFEEAGLPLRAERIVIGTGPGSYTGVRVGASYALGLARVWGAEVVGVPTLEGLVRGPDGVKLSGGVAVSLDARRGNVYGAVYRLEAGGVAEVLHAPEKQSMEDFQSRAVGLPHFHDGAPSGEALLRAGLAHGRTDWALAYL, from the coding sequence GTGACCCTCTCCGCTGCTTCTATCGACACTGCTTCTACCGACGCCGCCCCCGTAACGCTGGCCCTTGATACTGCCACTCCATTCCTAACGTTGGCGCTGGCGTGGCCGGGCGGCGTGCGTATCTGGTCTGCCGAGGTGGGCCGCGCCCATGCCGAGCGGGTGGCAGGCGCGGTAGCCGAACTTTTTGAAGAGGCGGGCTTGCCGCTGCGGGCAGAGCGAATTGTGATTGGTACGGGGCCGGGATCCTATACGGGCGTGCGGGTGGGTGCAAGTTACGCGCTGGGGCTGGCGCGGGTATGGGGCGCAGAGGTGGTGGGCGTGCCCACGCTAGAGGGGCTGGTGCGCGGGCCAGACGGCGTGAAGCTGTCGGGCGGGGTGGCCGTATCGCTGGATGCCCGGCGCGGCAACGTGTACGGCGCGGTCTACCGATTAGAGGCAGGCGGGGTGGCCGAAGTCCTTCACGCGCCCGAAAAGCAGAGCATGGAAGACTTTCAGAGTCGGGCAGTGGGTCTGCCTCACTTTCATGACGGCGCACCCAGCGGCGAAGCTTTGCTGAGGGCTGGACTGGCGCACGGGCGGACAGACTGGGCCTTGGCCTACCTCTGA
- a CDS encoding heme exporter protein CcmB, producing MAREPSMERGMWNAIEERSNKPHTPRSALETVLTVAAKDLRVAGRTRDALLATGFFAGLVLLVLGLALTGGVTRSDDDAAALASGAVWTALALAAAVGAQRAFAQEQEAGALEQLTLYPGAHGALYLGKLLGVLGPLLLVAALAVPMGLILFGAAGAGRAVPWPALALLTVLGVLGFAAGTTFYGSITVSLRAREALLPALAFPILVPVVISTVKATTLLLQTGWTPEVTAWVGFLAAFDVGTVILATLLFPYAVEG from the coding sequence ATGGCGCGTGAGCCGAGCATGGAACGTGGCATGTGGAACGCGATAGAAGAGAGGTCGAATAAGCCCCACACGCCACGATCTGCCCTGGAAACCGTGCTGACGGTGGCAGCCAAAGACCTGCGCGTGGCGGGCCGCACCCGTGACGCGCTGCTGGCGACTGGGTTTTTTGCCGGACTGGTGCTGCTGGTGCTGGGGCTGGCCCTTACTGGGGGCGTGACGCGTTCCGACGATGACGCGGCGGCGTTGGCCTCGGGCGCGGTCTGGACGGCCCTCGCGTTGGCCGCCGCCGTGGGCGCTCAGCGGGCCTTTGCACAGGAGCAGGAAGCCGGGGCGCTGGAGCAACTGACCCTCTACCCGGGGGCGCACGGGGCGCTGTATCTAGGCAAGTTGCTGGGCGTGCTGGGGCCGCTGCTGCTGGTGGCGGCGCTGGCCGTACCGATGGGCCTGATTCTGTTCGGCGCGGCGGGCGCGGGGCGGGCCGTACCCTGGCCTGCGCTGGCGCTCCTGACGGTGTTGGGCGTGCTGGGATTTGCCGCCGGAACCACGTTTTACGGCAGCATCACAGTCAGCCTGCGGGCGCGTGAAGCCCTGCTGCCTGCGCTGGCCTTCCCCATTCTGGTGCCGGTGGTCATTTCTACCGTGAAGGCCACCACCCTGCTACTGCAAACGGGCTGGACGCCGGAAGTAACGGCGTGGGTGGGCTTCTTGGCAGCGTTCGATGTGGGCACGGTGATTCTGGCGACGCTGCTTTTTCCGTATGCGGTGGAGGGATAG
- a CDS encoding ABC transporter ATP-binding protein, producing the protein MSSPAPFTIHDSPSALPHAVQLRGIWLRLGREVILRGLDLDIPAGSGVTLLGENGAGKTTLLRLISSGLKPTRGEGRVLGFDLRDGRAVRDCVHLMPVDAGLYPDLTGEENLNFALQMHALKGDAASALRRVGLERAAARRVRFLSAGMRKRLALARAHLLARPITLVDEPFANLDDAGRQLTVDLLGDLSGRGVTLLIAAHEPHLARQVAPRALRLSMGVLSEDDHGA; encoded by the coding sequence ATGTCTAGCCCCGCCCCATTCACGATTCACGATTCACCTTCTGCCCTTCCCCACGCCGTTCAGTTGCGCGGAATCTGGCTGCGCCTGGGCCGCGAGGTCATTCTGCGGGGGCTGGATCTGGACATCCCCGCCGGAAGTGGCGTGACCCTGCTGGGCGAAAACGGGGCGGGCAAAACCACGCTGCTGCGCCTGATTTCGTCTGGTCTGAAACCCACACGCGGAGAAGGCCGGGTGCTGGGCTTCGACCTGCGTGATGGGCGTGCTGTGCGCGATTGCGTGCACCTGATGCCTGTAGACGCGGGCCTGTACCCTGACCTGACCGGTGAGGAAAACCTGAATTTTGCCCTCCAGATGCATGCGCTGAAGGGCGACGCAGCCTCGGCCCTGCGCCGGGTGGGGCTGGAGCGGGCGGCGGCGCGGCGGGTGCGCTTCCTGTCGGCGGGAATGCGCAAGAGGCTGGCATTGGCCCGCGCCCATCTGTTGGCCCGCCCGATCACCCTGGTCGACGAACCTTTCGCCAATCTGGACGACGCCGGACGCCAGTTGACGGTAGACCTGTTGGGCGATTTGTCGGGGCGCGGCGTGACCCTGCTGATCGCCGCCCACGAACCGCACTTGGCGCGCCAGGTGGCTCCCCGTGCGCTCCGACTGTCAATGGGCGTACTGAGCGAGGACGATCATGGCGCGTGA
- a CDS encoding cytochrome c biogenesis CcdA family protein, with amino-acid sequence MLTSGLSAPTVAVAFLAGLFSFLSPCVLPLVPSYLGVIGGARSPLLRALGFILGFGLVFMALGATASSLGAVLAPHKFLLGQVAAVLIIFFGLVMLGVVRLPFLMRDTRALADAGGYGPVALGAAFAFGWSPCLGPALGSILGLAASTASLGQGVGLLAAYTLGLAVPFLLAALLWNRLNLRRLNRYSGIFERVGGGILVAVGLLMITGQFTRLAAFFYGVTPEWLRM; translated from the coding sequence ATGTTGACTTCCGGCCTGTCTGCCCCAACGGTAGCGGTGGCATTTCTGGCAGGGCTGTTTTCGTTTCTCAGCCCATGCGTGCTGCCGCTGGTGCCCAGTTATCTGGGGGTTATCGGCGGGGCACGCTCTCCGCTGCTGCGGGCGCTGGGGTTCATTCTGGGCTTTGGTCTGGTATTTATGGCGCTGGGAGCGACAGCCAGTAGCCTCGGCGCAGTGCTGGCCCCCCACAAATTCTTGCTGGGGCAGGTGGCCGCTGTGCTCATCATCTTTTTTGGTCTGGTGATGCTGGGCGTCGTGCGCCTGCCCTTCCTGATGCGTGACACCCGCGCCCTGGCCGATGCGGGCGGGTACGGCCCGGTGGCGCTGGGCGCGGCGTTTGCCTTTGGCTGGAGCCCCTGCCTCGGCCCCGCGCTGGGCAGCATTCTGGGCCTCGCCGCCAGCACAGCCAGCCTCGGCCAGGGCGTGGGCTTACTGGCCGCCTACACGCTGGGCCTCGCCGTGCCGTTCCTGCTGGCCGCCCTGCTCTGGAACCGCCTGAACCTGCGCCGCCTGAACCGCTATTCCGGGATTTTTGAGCGCGTGGGCGGCGGTATTCTGGTGGCAGTGGGCCTGCTGATGATCACAGGGCAATTTACGCGGTTGGCCGCATTTTTTTACGGAGTGACGCCGGAATGGCTGAGGATGTAG
- a CDS encoding penicillin-binding protein, which yields MAPMRHAPLLTLLLTLGAGQADARVRLGDPLPPHPWTSAADREVVVVYSHDCGDLGDLWQAVLDSGLPVRAVNAEDIPAPAPAGINPWRGAEATTFARKLKVGAYPTVLLVQGGRVLNAWEGTFRGEW from the coding sequence ATGGCTCCCATGCGTCACGCCCCCCTACTGACTTTGCTCTTGACTCTGGGGGCAGGCCAGGCCGACGCCCGCGTAAGATTGGGCGACCCGCTCCCGCCTCATCCCTGGACAAGTGCCGCTGACCGTGAAGTGGTCGTGGTCTATTCGCACGACTGCGGCGACTTGGGCGACCTGTGGCAGGCTGTGCTGGACAGCGGATTACCTGTAAGGGCCGTGAACGCCGAAGACATCCCCGCCCCAGCCCCCGCAGGAATCAACCCCTGGCGCGGCGCGGAAGCCACCACCTTTGCCCGCAAGTTGAAAGTCGGAGCCTATCCGACGGTGCTGCTGGTGCAGGGCGGGCGCGTGCTGAATGCCTGGGAGGGGACGTTCCGGGGCGAGTGGTAG
- a CDS encoding transglycosylase domain-containing protein, with amino-acid sequence MIFVLRFLKFLTSLMIAALVAGAGVAATYASKWARELPDYRQLDSLTRSLGAETRVFARDNTSLGSLIPKIGEQAISRTLVTLDEISPFMVAALISNEDRRFFEHYGLDPYGLARQFQRLARGDEVQGGSTLTNQLVKNTLLLEEYNQARTPDRKLKEWMLSVQVERSFTKEEILQNYLNTIYWGDGGPVELYGIYAASQAYFRTTPKRLTLAQSVYLTVLVPSAGRYFDYAQVRPLMKLVLARMVEDQWVTQTQADAAWQEKLQPRGWQVVYAASGDIKTAQLVDRTAKELKAVTTTRAPHFMGQVEGELVRRFGREKVYGSGGLRVYTTLDPKVQNAVETASREATGLPPGATLGATILDPYTSEVLGMIGQKLVGNAPPDDWNNAAQGQRQIGSTIKPLLYTTALSTGLTQDHREDDKPVSYPCIGCKDGVYEPENFEGATTYRSMTIREALDRSLNLVTVRLADRIGLQTFFGKLRELGVPPNDGTGLAAALGAVETTPVKMAAAYSPFVNGGLYRAPRYLTRVTTARGEVLYDAGTTPVKPKRVWTPQVAYLGLNMIQGVVNDLTERQGGLATKAKFGEWPVAGKTGTSNGPKDFWFVGTTPLYTGAVWVGKQQGGEMPINFFSGYVNAPIWRRMMEVAHAGKTVTQFTEPPGILTADAPDQGYLPGVKIALLDPQYRDAANTQIQPDAPLPTVYRETTYTPGSEDPRTVMIDIDRTTGRLATEFTPPNNIVQRRVYIEELPGYAPDPNPAPLRDEKPDPAALKAVKAQSSTLTPTTP; translated from the coding sequence TTGATTTTCGTACTGAGGTTCTTAAAATTTCTGACTTCCCTGATGATCGCGGCGCTGGTGGCCGGGGCAGGCGTGGCGGCGACCTATGCCAGCAAATGGGCACGCGAACTGCCCGATTACCGTCAACTCGATTCTCTGACCCGTTCTCTCGGTGCAGAAACACGGGTGTTTGCCCGCGACAACACCTCGCTGGGCAGCCTGATTCCCAAAATTGGTGAGCAGGCCATCAGCCGAACTCTCGTTACGCTGGATGAAATTAGCCCGTTTATGGTGGCCGCCCTGATCAGCAACGAGGATCGGCGGTTTTTTGAGCATTACGGCCTTGATCCATATGGTCTGGCGCGGCAATTCCAACGGCTGGCACGGGGCGACGAGGTACAGGGCGGCAGCACGCTGACCAACCAACTCGTCAAGAACACGCTGCTGCTGGAGGAATACAATCAGGCCCGCACCCCTGACCGCAAGCTGAAAGAATGGATGCTGAGCGTGCAGGTCGAGCGCAGCTTTACCAAGGAAGAAATTCTTCAGAACTACCTGAATACGATTTATTGGGGCGACGGTGGCCCCGTGGAGTTGTACGGCATCTACGCGGCGTCTCAGGCATACTTCCGCACCACGCCCAAGCGCCTGACGCTGGCCCAGAGCGTGTACCTGACGGTTCTGGTGCCCAGCGCAGGCCGTTACTTCGACTACGCACAGGTTCGCCCGCTGATGAAACTGGTGCTGGCCCGAATGGTGGAAGACCAGTGGGTCACGCAGACTCAGGCCGACGCCGCGTGGCAAGAGAAGCTGCAACCGCGTGGCTGGCAAGTGGTGTACGCCGCGTCCGGCGACATCAAAACGGCCCAACTCGTAGACCGCACGGCCAAAGAACTGAAAGCCGTAACCACCACCCGCGCCCCGCACTTTATGGGTCAGGTGGAGGGCGAACTCGTGCGCCGATTTGGCCGCGAGAAGGTGTACGGCAGCGGCGGCCTGCGCGTGTATACCACCCTCGATCCCAAGGTTCAGAACGCTGTGGAAACTGCCAGCCGTGAGGCCACCGGATTGCCCCCCGGCGCGACGTTGGGCGCAACCATCCTCGACCCCTATACCAGCGAGGTACTGGGGATGATCGGCCAGAAGCTTGTCGGCAACGCGCCGCCCGACGACTGGAACAACGCTGCGCAGGGCCAGCGCCAGATCGGATCCACCATCAAGCCGCTGCTGTATACCACGGCCCTGAGCACCGGACTGACCCAGGATCACCGCGAAGACGACAAGCCGGTGTCCTATCCGTGCATCGGCTGTAAAGACGGCGTGTATGAACCGGAAAACTTCGAGGGCGCGACCACTTACCGCAGCATGACCATTCGGGAAGCCCTTGACCGCTCTCTGAACCTGGTCACGGTGCGCCTTGCAGACCGTATCGGCCTTCAGACCTTTTTTGGCAAGTTGCGCGAATTGGGTGTGCCGCCCAACGACGGAACCGGGCTGGCTGCCGCGCTGGGCGCAGTAGAAACCACGCCGGTAAAAATGGCGGCGGCCTACTCCCCCTTCGTGAACGGTGGCCTGTACCGTGCGCCGCGCTACCTGACCCGCGTGACCACTGCACGCGGCGAAGTGCTGTACGACGCCGGAACGACCCCCGTCAAACCCAAGCGGGTCTGGACACCACAAGTGGCGTATCTGGGCCTGAACATGATTCAGGGCGTGGTGAACGACCTCACCGAGCGCCAAGGTGGGCTGGCGACCAAAGCCAAGTTCGGGGAGTGGCCGGTGGCGGGCAAAACCGGTACCAGTAACGGCCCCAAGGATTTTTGGTTCGTGGGGACGACCCCCCTGTACACCGGAGCCGTCTGGGTAGGCAAGCAGCAGGGCGGTGAAATGCCCATCAACTTCTTTTCCGGCTACGTGAACGCCCCAATCTGGCGGCGCATGATGGAAGTGGCCCACGCGGGCAAAACCGTCACGCAATTCACGGAACCCCCCGGCATTTTGACGGCAGATGCCCCCGACCAGGGTTACTTGCCCGGCGTCAAGATTGCTCTGCTTGACCCCCAGTACCGCGACGCCGCCAATACTCAGATTCAACCCGACGCGCCCTTGCCTACCGTGTACCGCGAAACCACCTACACACCGGGCAGCGAAGACCCCCGCACCGTGATGATCGACATTGACCGCACGACGGGGCGGCTTGCCACCGAATTCACGCCCCCAAATAACATTGTTCAGCGGCGCGTGTACATAGAGGAACTCCCCGGCTACGCGCCCGACCCCAACCCGGCCCCCCTGCGCGATGAGAAGCCCGACCCGGCGGCCCTGAAAGCCGTGAAAGCTCAGTCCAGCACGCTCACACCTACCACACCCTGA
- a CDS encoding PleD family two-component system response regulator translates to MGLMAYTILVADDEPAIRTMLEVILSADGHEIVAVQDGKTALDYLRDHTPDAMLLDVKMPHMDGFEICSRVKRIKRLRNTPVLLLTGFDDDQTRDHAKLVGADDIVYKPLSGKNLRGRVNQLIEARRR, encoded by the coding sequence ATGGGGCTTATGGCGTATACCATCCTCGTCGCTGATGACGAACCGGCCATCCGGACTATGCTGGAGGTCATTCTGTCGGCAGACGGGCACGAAATCGTGGCTGTTCAGGACGGCAAGACTGCACTGGATTATCTTCGTGACCACACTCCCGACGCAATGCTGCTCGACGTCAAAATGCCGCATATGGACGGCTTCGAAATCTGCTCCCGTGTCAAGCGCATCAAACGGTTACGCAACACCCCCGTGCTGCTGCTCACCGGCTTCGACGATGATCAGACCCGCGACCACGCCAAATTGGTGGGCGCAGACGACATCGTGTACAAACCCCTGTCTGGCAAAAATTTGCGTGGCCGCGTGAACCAATTGATCGAGGCCCGCCGCCGCTGA
- a CDS encoding long-chain fatty acid--CoA ligase, whose amino-acid sequence MTAPQSPAASPLPRPWLAHYEKGVPHDFTPSADTVPMLLEQAAAKFPDRPALTFVGASMTYKEVWQDAQRFATALQKSGVAPGDRVSIMLPNCPQFVVGFYGALLAGAVVVNTSPLYTPKELEHQLTDSGSETLIILDTFYPRFAEIEARVGVRRVIVTGIQDALPFPKNLLYPVKARREGTWVSIKASGKVLPFKALVKSQPPTPSKVRIEPDDVALLQYTGGTTGVPKGAMLTHRNLVANCEQARAWMTDLREGQEVTLAAIPFFHVYGMTVAMNLSVLVGATMALVPNPRDIKMVLGAITASKATLFPGVPTLYNAINNHPDTPKHDLTSIRACISGSAPLLLETSRKFREITGGANLVEGYGLTEASPITHTNPIFSGQREGSIGLPMPGVDAVVVGEDGQPVPHGEVGELWVAGPMIMKGYWQRPDETAKTMREAFGRTWLMTGDMSVMGEDGYFSIVDRKKDLIIAGGFNIYPREVEEVLMGHPAVLEAAAVGLPDAYRGENVHAVVALKPGMNATEAEIIAHCKKDLSAYKVPRSVEFRTELPKTAAMKILRRQLAQEAREAQAVGKG is encoded by the coding sequence ATGACTGCACCCCAATCCCCTGCCGCAAGCCCCCTGCCCCGCCCGTGGCTGGCCCACTATGAAAAGGGCGTGCCGCACGACTTTACGCCCAGTGCCGACACCGTGCCGATGCTGCTGGAGCAGGCCGCCGCCAAATTTCCAGACCGGCCTGCTCTAACGTTTGTGGGCGCGTCTATGACTTACAAAGAAGTGTGGCAAGACGCCCAAAGATTCGCCACTGCCCTGCAAAAATCGGGCGTGGCTCCCGGCGACCGGGTGTCGATCATGCTGCCCAACTGCCCCCAATTCGTGGTGGGCTTTTATGGGGCGCTTCTGGCCGGCGCGGTGGTGGTCAATACCAGCCCGCTGTACACGCCCAAAGAGCTGGAACACCAACTGACCGACAGCGGCAGTGAAACGCTGATCATTTTGGATACGTTTTACCCGCGCTTTGCTGAGATTGAGGCCCGCGTGGGCGTGCGGCGCGTGATCGTGACCGGCATTCAAGACGCGCTGCCGTTTCCCAAAAATCTGCTGTATCCGGTGAAGGCGCGGCGTGAAGGAACCTGGGTCAGTATTAAGGCCAGTGGAAAAGTGCTGCCCTTCAAGGCCTTGGTCAAATCGCAGCCGCCCACGCCCAGCAAAGTACGGATAGAGCCGGACGATGTGGCGCTGCTGCAGTACACGGGCGGTACCACCGGCGTGCCCAAGGGAGCCATGCTGACCCACCGCAACCTGGTCGCCAACTGCGAGCAGGCCCGCGCGTGGATGACCGATTTGCGGGAGGGCCAAGAAGTGACGCTGGCCGCCATTCCGTTTTTTCATGTGTACGGCATGACCGTTGCCATGAATTTAAGCGTGCTGGTGGGCGCGACAATGGCCCTCGTGCCCAATCCCCGCGACATCAAGATGGTGCTGGGCGCAATTACGGCCAGCAAAGCTACGTTGTTTCCGGGCGTACCCACGCTGTACAACGCCATCAACAACCACCCCGACACGCCCAAGCACGACCTGACCAGTATCCGCGCCTGCATCAGCGGCAGCGCACCGTTGCTGCTGGAAACCTCGCGCAAGTTCCGCGAAATTACGGGCGGCGCGAACCTGGTCGAAGGGTATGGCCTCACCGAAGCCAGCCCGATTACCCACACCAATCCGATTTTCAGCGGCCAGCGCGAAGGCAGCATCGGACTGCCGATGCCCGGCGTGGACGCGGTGGTCGTGGGCGAAGACGGCCAGCCTGTGCCTCACGGCGAGGTTGGAGAGTTGTGGGTGGCTGGCCCCATGATCATGAAAGGCTACTGGCAACGCCCCGACGAAACCGCAAAAACGATGCGTGAAGCGTTCGGGCGCACGTGGCTGATGACCGGCGACATGAGTGTCATGGGCGAAGACGGCTACTTCAGTATCGTAGACCGCAAAAAAGACCTGATCATCGCAGGCGGCTTCAACATCTACCCGCGTGAAGTGGAAGAGGTGCTGATGGGTCATCCGGCGGTGCTGGAAGCCGCCGCCGTGGGTCTGCCCGACGCCTACCGGGGTGAAAACGTACATGCGGTGGTGGCCCTGAAACCCGGCATGAACGCCACCGAAGCCGAAATCATCGCCCACTGCAAAAAAGACCTGAGCGCTTATAAAGTGCCCCGCAGCGTGGAATTCCGCACCGAACTGCCCAAAACCGCCGCCATGAAAATTCTGCGCCGTCAGCTGGCACAGGAGGCAAGGGAAGCGCAGGCGGTGGGCAAGGGCTGA
- a CDS encoding nucleoside deaminase yields MSDQPPGPPPITLSHRAHLQTALQMAREAVAAGSSPVGAVLVNEQDEVVATGRNRVGEDQTAERVGGASVAHAEMDVFFALGKLKNPGKLTLYSSLEPCLMCGGASSLLGVGRVVWATDDAWGGSGRLIKWADHPAMQSTEVMACPYPDLETEGARLFAPEAKRAFPDEGWELWRGRYPAETAEVEESGEDGKD; encoded by the coding sequence ATGTCTGACCAGCCTCCTGGCCCCCCGCCGATCACTCTCAGCCACCGGGCGCACCTGCAAACGGCACTTCAGATGGCCCGCGAGGCAGTGGCGGCGGGCAGTTCTCCGGTGGGGGCCGTGCTGGTCAACGAGCAAGATGAAGTGGTGGCGACAGGCCGAAACCGTGTGGGCGAAGATCAGACTGCCGAACGTGTGGGCGGAGCGAGTGTGGCCCACGCCGAAATGGACGTGTTTTTTGCGCTGGGTAAATTGAAAAACCCCGGCAAGCTGACTCTGTACTCCAGCCTCGAACCCTGCCTGATGTGCGGCGGCGCGTCCTCGCTCTTGGGCGTGGGCCGCGTGGTGTGGGCCACCGACGACGCCTGGGGAGGTTCGGGCCGCCTGATCAAGTGGGCCGATCATCCCGCCATGCAGTCCACCGAAGTCATGGCCTGCCCCTACCCCGATCTGGAGACCGAGGGCGCACGCCTGTTTGCCCCCGAAGCCAAGCGGGCCTTCCCGGATGAGGGGTGGGAGTTGTGGCGCGGGCGCTATCCGGCAGAAACGGCAGAAGTTGAAGAGAGTGGGGAAGACGGGAAGGACTGA